Sequence from the uncultured Flavobacterium sp. genome:
AAATAAACTTTTTTAGTCTAAAAAGCTCCGAAATTAAAAAACATTACTGTTTATCAGATAGTTACTAAAAATTTAGTATATTTATGTTAACAATTTTAACATTTATACTTATGAATGCTTTAAAACTACCAAAACCAATCTTCCCAATTCTCCTTTTTCTACTCTTTTTTATTTCTTGCAAAAAAGAACAACCGAAAGCGCCGCCGCCCATTCAGGCTCCTTTTGTCACAGTAAAAAGTGAAGATGTCCCAATTTATAAAGATTTTGCCGGACAAACTTTTGGCGAATTAGACATTGAATTAATTGCACGAGTAGACGGAATATTGACTGGAGTATATTTTAAAGAAGGTCAAAAAGTTAAAAAAGGTCAATTGCTTTATACAATTGATCCGTTAGAATATGAAACTAAAGTTGAACAAGCTCGCGGACAGGTTGCTGTTGCACAAAGTAGCTTGGTAAATGCTAACGAAGAATTAAAAAGAATTAGGCCACTTGCTGATATGAATGCCGTAAGTAAGCGAGAATTAGACGCCGCAGTTGCAAAAGACAAAGCCGCAAGATCTAATTATGCCAGTATGCAGGCAAGTTTAAAAAATCAGGAAATAGAAAGAGGTTATTGCAATATTAAATCTCCAATCGATGGCGTTATCGGACTTTCGAATGCCAGATTAGGAGACTACATTACCAAATTAGGTAATGCCTCGAGATTGAATATGGTTTCGAAGCTTGATAAAGTAAGAGTGCAATTTACAGTTAGTGAATCTGATTATCTTAAATACCAAAAAAGCACTAAACAAGGAGAGAAAATCACGGATCTTCAGCTAATATTATCAGACGGAAGTATTCATCCTGAAAAAGGAACTCTGAATTTTTCGGATACTAAAATAGATCCCACAACAGGAACAGTAACTATTGAAGCACAATTTCCAAATCCTGACGGAACTTTGCGTTCAGGGCAATTTGGAAAAGTTCGTGTTCTGATTCGCACAGCAAAAGATGCAATCGTAATTCCTCAAAAAGCAGTTACCGAAATTCAGGGACTATTTCAGGTTTCTATAATTGATGATAAAAACACTATTCAAACCCGAATGGTCGAAGTAGGTCAAAAAACTGGTGTTGACTGGATTATTACAAAAGGACTTAAGCCTAATGAAAGAGTAGCTATAATTGGTAATCAGTTTATTCAACCCGGATCAACTGTTGCCCCAGTTCCTTATGTAGCCGACAAAAAACAGATTGCATCATCTCAAAACGACTAAATTATGGATAATTTTTTTGTAAGAAGACCGATAGTCGCCATCGTGCTATCCATATTTATCGTTATTATTGGAGGGCTTTCAATCCTTGGAACTCCCATTGCACAATATCCCGAAATTGCACCGCCTTTGGTACAAGTTTCAACTAGTTATAGAGGTGCAAATGCCTTAAATGTAGAGCAAGCCGTTGCCACACCAATTGAACAAAAAGTAAACGGAGTTGAAAACATGCTCTACATGCAATCCACCAATACCGGAGATGGAAGTATGACTCTGAACATTACATTTGATATGGGAACTGATTTGGATATCGCAACAATGCTTACCCAAAACAGAGTAAATGAAGCCACCAACAAACTCCCAAACGATGTAAAAACAACGGGAGTTACGACCAAAAAGTCGCTTTCGATGCCTTTGCTTATTATATCATTATTCTCTCCCGAAAAAACATTCGACAATAACTTTTTAACCAATTACGCCAATATCAATATTGTAGATGCATTGGCGCGTATTAAAGGTGTTGGAGAAGTTACACTCTACGGAGGAAGTAGTTATGCAATGAGAATTTGGGTCAAGCCCGATATCATGTCCAAATACAATCTGACAGTTCCCGATATTATTCAGGCGATTAAAGAACAAAATGCGATTTCGCCAGGAGGAAAATTTGGAGCACCACCAGCAAAAGACAATAATGAATTTACCTATAATGTAACGCTAAAAGATCGTTTAGTAAATCCTGAAGATTTTGAAAATATCATTCTAAAATCAAACATCAACAATCAACAAGTTCGTTTAAAAGATGTTGGAACCGTGACTTTAGGAACTGAAAGTTATGCATCAGTCGCCAGACTAAACGGAAGTCCTGCAGGAACAATTGGAATTAAACAAATGCCAGGTTCTAATGCCTTAGAAGTTGCTGCCAATGTCAAAAAAACCATCGAACAATTAAGCAAACGTTTCCCGCAGGATTTAAAATATCGGGTTTCATTAGATACAACCCTCGCCATTTCTGAAGGAATAAACGAAATCATGCACACACTTGTAGAAGCGATTATATTGGTAATTATAGTAGTTTTTATCTTTTTGCAAAACTGGCGTGCAACGCTGATTCCGTTAGTAACCGTTCCTGTTTCCTTGGTTGGAGTTTTCATGCTTTTCCCACTATTAGGATTCTCAGTAAACGTACTTTCACTTTTAGGATTAGTACTCGCGATTGGTATTGTGGTCGATGATGCAATTGTCGTCGTCGAGGCCGTAATGCATCATATCGAACAAGGAATGTCTCCAAAAGACGCTACAAATCAGGCGATGAAAGAAGTTTCGGGTCCCGTAATTGCCATCGCAATTGTATTAACCGCCGTATTTATTCCCGTTGCGTTAACACCCGGAATTACTGGACGACTTTATCAGCAATTTGCCATTACGATTGCGATTTCGGTAATATTTTCCGCTTTAAGCGCCTTAACTTTAAGTCCCGCATTATGTTCTTTATTACTAAAACCCAATCAGGAAGCAAAAGGCTGGCTTGGAAAATTCTTTGCCGCTTTCAATCGAAAATTTTCATCCTTTACAGATAAATACACCGGATTTTCAGGTTTTCTAATCAAGAAAATGGCTCGAAGTTTTATTTTCATCGGAATACTGATTGGAGCCATTATTCTCTTGGGAGGAAAAATTCCGGGTGGATTCGTTCCCGAGGAAGATCAAGGATATATGTTTGTAAATATCGAATTACCCGGCGCTTCATCCTTAGAAAGAACCAATAAAGTGATTCAGAAAATTGAACATATTTTAGCTAAAAATGATGGTGTCGAATATTATACTTCTGTTGCCGGATTTAGTTTAATCAAAAACTCGGTTGCAACCAATAACGGATTCTTTTTCGTAGCCTTGAAAGAATGGAAAGAACGTAAACAAGACGTTTTTCAGATTCTAAAAGAAGTAAATGGAAAAGTAGTTTTTGGAATTCCCGAAGCAACCGTCTTTGCTTTTGGTCCACCGCCAATTACCGGAATTGGTAATGCCGCAGGATTCTCAATGATGCTTCAGGATAAGGAAGGAAATACACCTCAATATCTCTTTGAAAACTCACAACGTTTTATGGCTGAAGCTAAGAAACGACCGGAAATTGGAACAATCCGAACGACCTTTAATCCAAATGTACCACAAATTAGTCTTGATGTCGATCGCGAAAAAGTTACAGAACTTGGGCTTTCTCTTTCAGATGTCAATCTCGCTATTGGTGCCAGTTTAGGAGGTCAATATATTAATGAATTCAACAAATTTGGACGTCAATATATTGTATTACTTCAGGCAGATCCAAGTTTTACAGTAAATCCCGAAGACATAAATAAGATTTTTGTTCGAAGTAAAAGCAACAAAATGATTCCGATTTCGAGTATTGCGACCATTCGAAAAGAAAGCGGACCAGAATTTACGACCCGATTTAATTTGTATAGGGCCGCAGAAATTGGTGGAACGCCCGCGCCCGGATTTACTTCCGCGCAAGCGATGACTGCTTTAGAAGAAACCGCTCAAAAAACCTTGCCAGCAGCGATGAGTTATGAATGGGCGAATATGAGTTATCAGGAAAAACAAGCCGAAGGAAAAGGAAATACAGTATTCATCATGGCACTTGTTTTTGTATTCCTGATTTTGGCAGCACAATACGAAAGTTGGAAATTGCCATTTAGCGTACTTCTGGGAACTCCTTTTGCTGTTTTTGGCGCATTTTTAGGATTATACATCTGTCGCTTTTTTAGTCCGGATTATGTCAATAATGTCTTTGCACAAATTGGACTTGTTATGCTTATTGGACTCGCCGCCAAAAACGCCATTTTGATTGTCGAATTTGCCAAAGAAGAATATGAAAAAGGAATGCCGGTAAAAGAAGCAGCTTTATACGCAGCCAAACTTCGTTTCCGTCCAATTCTAATGACAGCATTTGCATTTATTTTGGGAGTTGTGCCTTTGTTAACCGCAACCGGAGCCGGAGCTCAAGCAAGAAAAGTAATGGGAATGACCGTTTTTAGCGGTATGCTCGTCGCCACCATTTTAGGAGTCTGTTTGATTCCGGTGTTATTTGTATTTATTGAAACTTTTGGAAAGAAACCTTCAAAAGAAATTGATGAACCTAAAAAGGAAGAGCCATGAAAAATCTAAAATTAATAGTAGCAGTACTTTTGATGGCCGTTTTTCCTTATGGATGTATGGTTGGACCAAAATACAAGCAACCCGAACAACCTAAACCGGAAACTTTTTTGCATGGTGATCATAGTACGGACACAACAAATACGGTGCGAACCATAAAATGGTCAACAATCTTTAATGATCCCGTTTTAATTGGATTAATCGAAAAAGGGCTTCAAAACAACTTCGATTTAAAGATCGCTATTTCACGATTAGAGCAAGCCAGAGCCAATCTGGGAGTTGCTAAAGCCGACTTATATCCTTCTTTTCAATATTCAGGACAAGTAAATAGTGCTGAAACGTTTGCAATGCCTAATTCTGCTTTTGCAAACATGTCATGGGAATTGGATTTTTGGGGAAAATACCGTCATCAGAACAAAGCCTTTCTAAATGATCTTTTGGCTTCTGATGAAGCTCGAAAAGTAGTACTTTCAGATATCGTAAGTAATATTGCGATTTCGTATTTTGAATTACGTGATTTTGACAATCAATTGGAAATCACGATTCATACTTTAGAAACAAGACAAAAAGCTTATGATATTATAAACGAACGTTTTAAAAGTGGTTATGTTGCTGAATTAGATAAAGTTCAAATCGAACAACAAGTTGCAATTGCCGAAGCTAATATTCCTGCTATTAAAAGACAAATTACAGCACTTGAAAATTCGATTTCAATTTTAATCGGACAAGTTCCGCAACCTATAGAAAGAGGAAAAACCAATAGCGAATTATTGATTCTCACTACTTTTCCAACTTCAATTCCATCTGCTTTGCTCGAAAACCGACCTGACGTAAAAGCCACTGAACTTTTGTACCGTTCTGCAAACGAAAGAATTGGTGTTGCACAAGCCATGCAATATCCATCTTTTAATATTGCGGCTTTGGCTGGTTTTACGAGTGTTATGGTTGCAGATTTATTTAACGATGCTTCGTATTTACAAAATGTTGGCGCAGGAGTTACAGGTCCAATTTTCAATTTCGGAAAAAACAAACGTCGTGTCGAAGTTAACCGTCAAATTGCCGAAGAACGCAAACTGAACTTTCAAAAAACTTATTTAATAGCTATTTCTGAAGTTGAAAATTCGCTTCAAAATGTAGCGATGTACAAAGAAGAATGGGCTGCAAGAAACAGACAAGTCATAGCTGCCCAAACAAATTATGATTTATCAAATGCCAGATATTACAATGGTTACGTTTCATATCTGGAAGTTCTGGATGCACAAAGATCACTATTTGAAGCACAACTTAGCCTTTCTCAATTGACACAAAAACAATTAACCTCAATGATCCAATTGTATAAAGCA
This genomic interval carries:
- a CDS encoding efflux RND transporter periplasmic adaptor subunit; this encodes MLTILTFILMNALKLPKPIFPILLFLLFFISCKKEQPKAPPPIQAPFVTVKSEDVPIYKDFAGQTFGELDIELIARVDGILTGVYFKEGQKVKKGQLLYTIDPLEYETKVEQARGQVAVAQSSLVNANEELKRIRPLADMNAVSKRELDAAVAKDKAARSNYASMQASLKNQEIERGYCNIKSPIDGVIGLSNARLGDYITKLGNASRLNMVSKLDKVRVQFTVSESDYLKYQKSTKQGEKITDLQLILSDGSIHPEKGTLNFSDTKIDPTTGTVTIEAQFPNPDGTLRSGQFGKVRVLIRTAKDAIVIPQKAVTEIQGLFQVSIIDDKNTIQTRMVEVGQKTGVDWIITKGLKPNERVAIIGNQFIQPGSTVAPVPYVADKKQIASSQND
- a CDS encoding efflux transporter outer membrane subunit, which translates into the protein MKNLKLIVAVLLMAVFPYGCMVGPKYKQPEQPKPETFLHGDHSTDTTNTVRTIKWSTIFNDPVLIGLIEKGLQNNFDLKIAISRLEQARANLGVAKADLYPSFQYSGQVNSAETFAMPNSAFANMSWELDFWGKYRHQNKAFLNDLLASDEARKVVLSDIVSNIAISYFELRDFDNQLEITIHTLETRQKAYDIINERFKSGYVAELDKVQIEQQVAIAEANIPAIKRQITALENSISILIGQVPQPIERGKTNSELLILTTFPTSIPSALLENRPDVKATELLYRSANERIGVAQAMQYPSFNIAALAGFTSVMVADLFNDASYLQNVGAGVTGPIFNFGKNKRRVEVNRQIAEERKLNFQKTYLIAISEVENSLQNVAMYKEEWAARNRQVIAAQTNYDLSNARYYNGYVSYLEVLDAQRSLFEAQLSLSQLTQKQLTSMIQLYKALGGGWN
- a CDS encoding multidrug efflux RND transporter permease subunit, translated to MDNFFVRRPIVAIVLSIFIVIIGGLSILGTPIAQYPEIAPPLVQVSTSYRGANALNVEQAVATPIEQKVNGVENMLYMQSTNTGDGSMTLNITFDMGTDLDIATMLTQNRVNEATNKLPNDVKTTGVTTKKSLSMPLLIISLFSPEKTFDNNFLTNYANINIVDALARIKGVGEVTLYGGSSYAMRIWVKPDIMSKYNLTVPDIIQAIKEQNAISPGGKFGAPPAKDNNEFTYNVTLKDRLVNPEDFENIILKSNINNQQVRLKDVGTVTLGTESYASVARLNGSPAGTIGIKQMPGSNALEVAANVKKTIEQLSKRFPQDLKYRVSLDTTLAISEGINEIMHTLVEAIILVIIVVFIFLQNWRATLIPLVTVPVSLVGVFMLFPLLGFSVNVLSLLGLVLAIGIVVDDAIVVVEAVMHHIEQGMSPKDATNQAMKEVSGPVIAIAIVLTAVFIPVALTPGITGRLYQQFAITIAISVIFSALSALTLSPALCSLLLKPNQEAKGWLGKFFAAFNRKFSSFTDKYTGFSGFLIKKMARSFIFIGILIGAIILLGGKIPGGFVPEEDQGYMFVNIELPGASSLERTNKVIQKIEHILAKNDGVEYYTSVAGFSLIKNSVATNNGFFFVALKEWKERKQDVFQILKEVNGKVVFGIPEATVFAFGPPPITGIGNAAGFSMMLQDKEGNTPQYLFENSQRFMAEAKKRPEIGTIRTTFNPNVPQISLDVDREKVTELGLSLSDVNLAIGASLGGQYINEFNKFGRQYIVLLQADPSFTVNPEDINKIFVRSKSNKMIPISSIATIRKESGPEFTTRFNLYRAAEIGGTPAPGFTSAQAMTALEETAQKTLPAAMSYEWANMSYQEKQAEGKGNTVFIMALVFVFLILAAQYESWKLPFSVLLGTPFAVFGAFLGLYICRFFSPDYVNNVFAQIGLVMLIGLAAKNAILIVEFAKEEYEKGMPVKEAALYAAKLRFRPILMTAFAFILGVVPLLTATGAGAQARKVMGMTVFSGMLVATILGVCLIPVLFVFIETFGKKPSKEIDEPKKEEP